CTGCCAGCAGCCGCTGGTTGCAAAGTCACCAGCCAGGAACTGGAAAGCCCGCTGTTCGGCGACAAACCGGCTGCCGACGAGCATGACGATGATGACCACGACGAAGATGCCAAGGGTGGTGAAGCGCATCACCATGAACACAGCGAAATCCACGCGCACTATCAATTCAGTTGCGCTGCACCGGGGGCCTTGAAGACTCTGGATCTGGCGAACCTCTTCAATACCTTCCCGGCCACCCAGAAAATTCAGGTACAACTGATCGGCCCGAACGGCCAGCAAGGTACGGAAGTGACGGCCAAGGCTGCTGCCCTGAAATTCTGATCACACCGACAATCCCCTGTGGGAGCGGGCTTGCTCGCGAATGCGGTGGGTCAGTCAACATGGATTTGGCTGATCCACCGTATTCGCGAGCAAGCCCGCTCCCACAGGGTTAAGTGTTCACTCCTTGAAACTGGTGCCATGACCCAAGCACTCATCGAACTGTCCGACCTGGGCTTCAACTGGCCAGGTCACCCGCCGCTGCTGGACATCCCGGCGTTTCGCCTGGAACCGGGTGAAACCCTGTTCCTCAAGGGCCCCAGCGGCAGCGGCAAGACCACCCTGCTCGGCCTGCTGGGCGGGGTGCAGAAGCCCGGTCGCGGCAGCATTCGTCTACTCGGCCAGGAGCTGACCGAACTCGGTGCCGGCGCCCGCGACCGCTTTCGCGTCGATCACACCGGCTACATCTTCCAGCAGTTCAACCTGCTGCCGTTTCTTTCGGTACGCGAGAACGTCGAGTTGCCGTGCCACTTCTCCAGATTGCGTGCCGAGCGGGCGAAACAGCGTCACGGCAGCGTCGATCAGGCCGCCGCCACCCTGCTCGCCCACTTGGGCCTGAAAGATGAAAGCATCCTCGGTCGTCGCGCCGATTCGCTGTCGATCGGTCAGCAGCAACGGGTCGCCGCCGCTCGTGCCTTGATCGGCCAACCGGAACTGGTGATCGCCGACGAACCGACCTCGGCGCTGGATTACGACGCCCGGGAAAACTTCATTCGTCTGCTGTTCGCCGAATGCCGCGAAGCCGGCTCGAGCCTGTTGTTCGTCAGCCACGACCAGAGCCTGGCGCCGCTGTTCGACCGTCACCTGTCCCTGGCCGAGCTCAATCGCGCCGCCACGTCTGCCGAGGTCTGAGATGTATCTGTTTCGTCTGGCCATGGCCAGCCTGGCCAACCGCCGCTTTACCGCCCTGCTCACCGCGTTCGCCATTGCCCTGTCGGTGTGCCTGTTGCTCGCCGTCGAGCGCGTACGCACCGAGGCCAAGGCCAGTTTCGCCAGCACCATCAGCGGCACCGACCTGATCGTCGGCGCCCGCTCCGGTTCGGTGAACCTGCTGCTGTACTCGGTGTTCCGCATCGGCAACGCCACCAACAACATCCGTTGGGACAGCTTCGAACATTTCGCCAGCAACCCGAAAGTGAAGTGGGCGATCCCGATGTCCCTCGGCGACTCCCATCGCGGCTACCGGGTGATGGGCACCACCGAAGCCTATTTCGAGCATTACCAGTACGGGCGCCAGCAGCATCTGCAACTGGCTGATGGCCGGGCATTTGCCACCGACCCGTTCGAAGTGGTGCTCGGCGCCGAAGTGGCCGAGGCGCTGCATTACAAGCTCGGCGACCAACTGGTGCTGGCCCACGGGGTGGCGGCGATCAGTCTGGTCAAACACGACGACAAACCGTTCACTGTGGTCGGCATTCTCAAGCGCACCGGCACGCCGGTAGACCGCACGTTGCACATCAGCCTCGGCGGCATGGAGGCGATTCACATCGACTGGCACAACGGCGTGCCGGCGCGGGGCAACGGGCGGATCACCGCAGATCAGGCGCGCAACATGGACCTGACGCCCCAGGCGATCACCGCGTTCATGCTCGGCCTCAACAGCAAGATTTCCACCTTCGCCCTGCAACGCGAGATCAACGAATACCGTGGCGAGCCAATGCTGGCGATCCTGCCGGGCGTGGCGTTGCAGGAGTTGTGGAGCCTGATGAGCACTGCGGAAAAAGCCTTGTTCGTGGTCTCGCTGTTCGTGGTGCTGACCGGGTTGATCGGCATGCTCACGGCGATTCTCACCAGCCTCAACGAGCGTCGCCGCGAGATGGCGATTCTGCGTTCGGTCGGTGCGCGGCCGTGGCACATCGCAAGCCTGCTGGTGCTGGAAGCTTTCGCGCTGGCGCTGACCGGAGTGATCGCAGGACTGGCCTTGCTGTACATCGGCATCGCCGCCGCGCAGGGTTATGTGCAGGCCAATTACGGTTTGTATCTGCCGCTGGCGTGGCCGAGCGAGTATGAATGGACGCTGCTCGGTGGCATTCTGGCTGCCGCGCTGCTGATGGGCAGCGTGCCGGCCTGGCGCGCGTATCGCCAATCCCTGGCCGATGGCCTGTCGATCCGTTTATGAGGATGTTCACCATGCCCCGCGCCGTACTCGCGCTGCTGTTGCTGGTTGCCCTGCCCGTGTGGGCAGCGGCGCCGAAAGACCTGACCTGGTCGGAGATGATCCCGCCGGACGCCGCGCCGGAAGTGCCGAACATGACGCCGTTGCACGACATGTCGAAGATGAGTGACGCGCTGTCCGCCGAGTCGGCGCCGGCGGCGAAACAGGACATGCCCAACGCGCCGGTGGTGCAGAGTCTCGACGGGCAGAACATCCGCCTGCCGGGCTACATCGTGCCGCTGGAAGTCAACGAAGAGGGGCGCACCACCGATTTCCTGCTGGTGCCGTACTTCGGCGCCTGCATCCATGTGCCGCCACCGCCGTCGAACCAGATCGTGCATGTGAAAAGCGAGTTGGGCGTGAAGCTCGACGAGCTGTATCAGCCGTACTGGGTCGAGGGACCGTTGCAGGTCAAGGCTTCCACCAGCGAACTGGCCGATGCCGGGTATCAGATGGCGGCGGACAAGATTTATGTGTATGAGCTGCCGGAGTGAATCCCGGTAGTTTTTGTATTGTTTGATCCGGCCTCTTCGCGAGCAAGCCCGCTCCCACAGGTGACCGCGTTCCAAAGTGGGAGCGGGCTTGCTCGCGAAGGGGCCGGCCAAGGTTCCACAAAAAACCGCGGCATCACTGTTTCATTGAGCTGAGTCAAAAGACCGTATCAGTTGGCTTCATACCATAGGACATCAGAAACTTTTAACGTCCTTTTGGAGCCCCCATGAACAAGTCCTTGCTCAGCGCCTCGCTGTTTGCCCTCGCGCTCGCAGCCCCGCTCGCCCACGCTCACGAAGCCGGCGACATCATCGTTCGCGCCGGTGCGATCACCGTCAACCCGAAGGCCGACAGCTCCAATGTCAAGGTCGATCAGGGTCCGTTGAGCGGCACCAACCTGGGCGGCAAGGCGACCATGAGCAGCGACACCCAACTGGGTCTGAACTTCGCCTACATGCTGACCAACAACATCGGTATCGAGTTGCTGGCCGCCTCGCCGTTCGAGCATGACGTGAAAATCAAAGGCACTGCGCTGCCAGCCGCCAACGGCAAACTCGGCACCCTGAAACACCTGCCGCCCACCCTCAGCGTCGTGTACTACCCGCTGGATGCGAAATCGCCATTCCAGCCGTACATCGGCGGCGGCATCAACTACACCTGGATCTACGACGAGCACGTCGGCAGCGAAGCCCAGTCCAATGGCTTCAGCAACTTCAAGGCGAAAAACTCCTGGGGCCTGGCCTGGCAGGTCGGCGCCGACTACATGCTGACCGACAACATCATGCTCAACGCCCAGGTGCGCTACATCGACATCGATACTCGAGCCACCGTCGAGAACAACGCGGTGGCACCGGGCACCCGTGCCAAGGTCAATGTTGATGTCGATCCGTTTGTGTACATGGTGGGTCTGGGCTACAAGTTCTAAGGCAGATTCAACCAGGAACGTTCACGTGGTGGTGAATGAGGCTTTGGGTGAGCAGGCTTAGAACTGACGACGATCACTTCGTGATCGATCGGGGATAAATCCCCTCGCCACAGGATTAGCGACAAATTCCGGCCGTGAAAAAGGCGCCTGTAAAAAGGCGCCTTTTTCATGTCTGCGATAAACCTACTTGCCGAGCAACCGCGCCAGCCCCACACGCATCGGCGTCGGCTCTGGCAGCTTGAAGCGTTGCAGCAAACGCGCGTTATTCGCCCGCGAGTGACGGATGTCGCCGGAGCGCGCCGGGCCGTAGCTGACCGGGGGCAGTTCGCCGACCACTTCCTGCAGCGCTTGCAGCATCTGCTTGAGGTTCATCGCCTGATTCCAGCCGACGTTCATCGCCCCCACTTCCACTTCAGGCTTGTCGATTGCCTGCACCAGCACGTCGACCAGATCCTCGACATAGAGGAAATCACGGGTCTGCTCGCCATCGCCGAACACGGTGATCGGCAGGCCTTTCTGTGCCCGCTCGCTGAAAATGCTGATGACCCCGGAGTACGGCGAGGACGGATCCTGGCGCGGGCCGAAGATGTTGAAGAAGCGGAAGATCACCGGCTCCAGACCATGCTGACGACGGTAGAAATCGAAGTAGTGCTCGCCGGCCAGTTTGTCCGAGGCATATGGCGTCAGCGGGGCTTTTGGCGTCTCTTCGTCAATCGACTCGCCTTCACCGTTGTTGCCGTACACCGCTGCGCTCGAGGCGTAGAGCACGCGCTTGACCCCGGCCTGGCGCATGGCTTCGCAGACATTCAGGGTGCCGATGAAATTGCTCTGGTGCGTCTTCACCGGATCGTCCACCGACGCCTGCACCGAGGCCACCGCCGCCAGATGCGCGACGGCGCTGCAGCCTTGCATGACCTGCGCGACCAGCGCGGCATCGGCGACGTCACCGACGATCAGTTCGACCTTCGGGTTGTCCAGCGGCAGGTTGCCGCGTTTGCCGGTCGACAGATCATCGAGAATCCGCACCGAGTGGCCGGTGGCGAGCAACGCGTCAGTCAGGTGCGAGCCGATGAAACCGGCGCCGCCGGTGATTAAAACAGGGCCTTCAGCCATGACGATAAAACCTATCCAGTAAAGCCGGGAGTGCGGCGCGCCAGGCGCGGGGCTTGATCCCGAAAGTGTGCAGAATTTTCTTGCAGGCGAGTACCGCGTGTTGCGGCTCCTCGGCGGCGTCCGGCCGCGCGGCGTGGGCCTGAGCGGTCGGTGCTTCGATTGCCAGCGGATGCAGGCTGCGCGCTTCGGTCAGAATCGCCTGACCGAGCGCCAGCGGCGTGGTCGCTTCGTGGCCGGCGTAATGGTAAGTGCCCCACAGCGGCGCTGCGCAATCGAGTTGCTTGAGCACCGAAATGATCACCCGTGCCGCGTCATCCACCGGGGTCGGATTGCCCCGGCGGTCATCGGCCATGAGCAATTCGTCCGGTTGTTCGGCGCGGGCGAGGAAGCGCCCGAGGGTGCCTTCAGGACTGTCATCGAGCAGCCAGCCGAAGCGCAGCAACACGTGTTGCGGGCAAGTGGCGCGAACACTTTGCTCGATGCGCCACAGCGCCTGGCCGCGCAGGCCCAGCGGCACCGGCTCGTCCTTTTCGCTGTAGGCAGTCGCCCGCGAACCGTCGAACACCCGATAGCTGGAAGGCTGCACGAGGATGATGTTGTGGTGCTGGCACAGCTCGGCCAGCCGTTCGATGGCGCGTTCCTGCCCGGCCAGACGGCTTTCGCTGACGGTCTCGGCCTGGAACCAGTCGAAATAGTAGGCGAGGTTGATCAACGCATCCGGACGGGTATCGTCGAGCAGTTGCGTCAGGCTCGCGGCATCCCAGCCGTCTTCTGGCGGGCGGGGGGCGAGGAAACCGATGTCTTCTTCCGCACCGAGGCGAATCAGCGCCTGCCCAAGGGCATTTCCGCCGCCCAGTAACATAAGGCGCATTCGCATAGAGTCAGCAGGCCCAGTCTGATTGGAACGATGGCTTTAGCGACGGTGCTTGTGACACCCGTCGTCGATAATTGCCGGAATCGTTGCATTTTGCGGGTTTAGTGCGCAACCGTCACCCGTAAAGTGTAGATCCCTGGCATTTGTGGCGTTGCAGCAGGCCTCTTCGCGAGCAAGCCCGCTCCCACAGGGGAATGCGGTCAACTGTGGGAGCGGGCTTGCTCGCGAAGAGGCCCGGCCAAAAGCTGAATATCCCAGCGGTACTTGCATCTTGCCGCCCCCACCCGCATAACTTGAGCCATGAATCTGCCCATCCCCAAGGACGCCGCCCTGGCAGGCTTTCACCCCGCCGTCAGCGCCTGGTTCAGCAGCACTTTCCCGACGGTCACCGCCGCCCAGGCCCGCGCATGGCCGTTGATCCGCCAGCGCCGCTCGACGCTGATCGCCGCGCCCACCGGCTCCGGTAAAACCCTTACCGCGTTTCTCGCCGTGCTCGACGACCTCGTCCACCGGGGTCTGGAAAACCCCGAAGGCCTGCCCGACGCAACCCTCGTCGTCTACGTATCGCCGCTCAAGGCGTTGTCCAACGACATCCGCATCAACCTGCAGAACCCGCTGGCGGGAATCACCGAACAATTACGCCAGATGGGCCTGCCCGAACTGCAAATCACCACCGCTGTGCGCACCGGCGACACCCCGCAAAAAGACCGCGCCGCCATGCGCAAGCGCGCGCCGCACATTCTGGTGACCACCCCGGAATCGCTGTACGTGCTGCTTGGCTCCGAGTCCGGACGCAAAATGCTCGGCAGCACGCGCACGGTGATCATCGACGAGATTCACGCCATCGCTGCTGGCAAACGCGGCAGTCATCTGGCGCTGAGCCTCGAACGCCTGCAGGCGCTGTGTGCCGAACCCTTGACCCGCATCGGCTTGTCCGCCACGCAAAAGCCGATCGATGCCGTGGCACGGTTTCTGGTCGGCACCGATCGCCCCTGCGAAATCATCGACATCGGCCACGCCCGGCCACGGGATCTGGGCATCGAGGTGCCGCCGGTGCCGTTGTCGGCAGTGATGGCTAACGACGTCTGGGAGCTGGTTTATGACCGGCTCGCCGAACTGGCCCGCGAACACCGCACCACGCTGATTTTCGTCAATACCCGGCGCCTCGCCGAACGCCTGAGCCGACACCTCAGCGAACGTCTGGGCAAACACGCCGTCGCCGCGCACCACGGCAGTCTGGCCAAGGAATTCCGCCTCGACGCCGAACAGCGACTCAAGCGCGGCGAACTGCAAGTGCTGATCGCCACCGCTTCGCTGGAATTGGGCATCGATATCGGCGAAGTCGATCTGGTCTGCCAAATATCCTCGCCGCGTTCGATTGCCGGGTTTCTGCAAAGGGTCGGACGCTCCGGGCACCAAGTCGGCGGCACACCCAAGGGCCGCTTGTTCGCCACCACCCGCGACGACCTGATCGAGTGCGCCGCCCTGCTCGACTGCGTGCGCCGTGGCGAACTCGACACCCTGCACATCCCACAAGCGCCGCTGGATGTGCTGGCGCAGCAGATCATCGCCGAAGTCAGTTGCCGGGAATGGGCGGAAGACGCGCTGCTGGCGCTGTTCCGCAAAGCCTCGCCCTACCGCGATCTCGACGAAAAACACTATCAGGCGCTGCTGACGATGCTCGCCGAAGGCTACAACGGTCGTCAGGGCATTCGCAGCGCCTATCTGCATCGCGACGCCGTCAGCCGCACTCTGCGTGGCCGCCGTGGCGCGC
The Pseudomonas fluorescens genome window above contains:
- a CDS encoding DUF2796 domain-containing protein, with amino-acid sequence MRRLLLALPFALLPLAIAHAADEHDHDHEHGSLGAHEHGVGRLNAALDGQTLELELESPAMNLVGFEHAAASDADKAKVVAARTKLENPLALFSLPAAAGCKVTSQELESPLFGDKPAADEHDDDDHDEDAKGGEAHHHEHSEIHAHYQFSCAAPGALKTLDLANLFNTFPATQKIQVQLIGPNGQQGTEVTAKAAALKF
- a CDS encoding ABC transporter ATP-binding protein, whose product is MTQALIELSDLGFNWPGHPPLLDIPAFRLEPGETLFLKGPSGSGKTTLLGLLGGVQKPGRGSIRLLGQELTELGAGARDRFRVDHTGYIFQQFNLLPFLSVRENVELPCHFSRLRAERAKQRHGSVDQAAATLLAHLGLKDESILGRRADSLSIGQQQRVAAARALIGQPELVIADEPTSALDYDARENFIRLLFAECREAGSSLLFVSHDQSLAPLFDRHLSLAELNRAATSAEV
- a CDS encoding ABC transporter permease, producing MYLFRLAMASLANRRFTALLTAFAIALSVCLLLAVERVRTEAKASFASTISGTDLIVGARSGSVNLLLYSVFRIGNATNNIRWDSFEHFASNPKVKWAIPMSLGDSHRGYRVMGTTEAYFEHYQYGRQQHLQLADGRAFATDPFEVVLGAEVAEALHYKLGDQLVLAHGVAAISLVKHDDKPFTVVGILKRTGTPVDRTLHISLGGMEAIHIDWHNGVPARGNGRITADQARNMDLTPQAITAFMLGLNSKISTFALQREINEYRGEPMLAILPGVALQELWSLMSTAEKALFVVSLFVVLTGLIGMLTAILTSLNERRREMAILRSVGARPWHIASLLVLEAFALALTGVIAGLALLYIGIAAAQGYVQANYGLYLPLAWPSEYEWTLLGGILAAALLMGSVPAWRAYRQSLADGLSIRL
- a CDS encoding DUF3299 domain-containing protein, producing the protein MPRAVLALLLLVALPVWAAAPKDLTWSEMIPPDAAPEVPNMTPLHDMSKMSDALSAESAPAAKQDMPNAPVVQSLDGQNIRLPGYIVPLEVNEEGRTTDFLLVPYFGACIHVPPPPSNQIVHVKSELGVKLDELYQPYWVEGPLQVKASTSELADAGYQMAADKIYVYELPE
- a CDS encoding OmpW/AlkL family protein; this translates as MNKSLLSASLFALALAAPLAHAHEAGDIIVRAGAITVNPKADSSNVKVDQGPLSGTNLGGKATMSSDTQLGLNFAYMLTNNIGIELLAASPFEHDVKIKGTALPAANGKLGTLKHLPPTLSVVYYPLDAKSPFQPYIGGGINYTWIYDEHVGSEAQSNGFSNFKAKNSWGLAWQVGADYMLTDNIMLNAQVRYIDIDTRATVENNAVAPGTRAKVNVDVDPFVYMVGLGYKF
- a CDS encoding NAD-dependent epimerase/dehydratase family protein, coding for MAEGPVLITGGAGFIGSHLTDALLATGHSVRILDDLSTGKRGNLPLDNPKVELIVGDVADAALVAQVMQGCSAVAHLAAVASVQASVDDPVKTHQSNFIGTLNVCEAMRQAGVKRVLYASSAAVYGNNGEGESIDEETPKAPLTPYASDKLAGEHYFDFYRRQHGLEPVIFRFFNIFGPRQDPSSPYSGVISIFSERAQKGLPITVFGDGEQTRDFLYVEDLVDVLVQAIDKPEVEVGAMNVGWNQAMNLKQMLQALQEVVGELPPVSYGPARSGDIRHSRANNARLLQRFKLPEPTPMRVGLARLLGK
- a CDS encoding sugar nucleotide-binding protein, whose product is MRMRLMLLGGGNALGQALIRLGAEEDIGFLAPRPPEDGWDAASLTQLLDDTRPDALINLAYYFDWFQAETVSESRLAGQERAIERLAELCQHHNIILVQPSSYRVFDGSRATAYSEKDEPVPLGLRGQALWRIEQSVRATCPQHVLLRFGWLLDDSPEGTLGRFLARAEQPDELLMADDRRGNPTPVDDAARVIISVLKQLDCAAPLWGTYHYAGHEATTPLALGQAILTEARSLHPLAIEAPTAQAHAARPDAAEEPQHAVLACKKILHTFGIKPRAWRAALPALLDRFYRHG